From one Lotus japonicus ecotype B-129 chromosome 3, LjGifu_v1.2 genomic stretch:
- the LOC130746477 gene encoding uncharacterized protein LOC130746477 isoform X2, protein METVVGIEDNDFGKLGDSGIDRSSSALSSPKQVANPIVYKLVRVEGDGRLVPATDDEVKKVEGFLEYENSEMRVVADTGQSLECISIERSSSGKLRLECPEGTAEADLGKLNARFQILQKVKHEEKLRLSSGSPVHSHVNIESQCSADKFPVIDGKVQSGTLNQEIPSIASSLNYSHSNQSGSIDQCSRPSDGVIESGSSASAVCSALEPDSSMVDEEICLDKLSIRELHELFKVTFGRETTVKDKQWLKRRISMSLTNSCDVSATTFIVKDNKMIRKCEEDCSGNVNAADVISVENVAGEEDSKFKDSSAVEDCGFENNPSVTESSLENLNMEHELSGEDHLREQRAAKRMRRPTKRYIEELSENESREHNPRLPSSNKNMGFGHVSPTSCARPAGNAFPEARTFITRLDSLGGSGIQIPCVSRVRRSRPRKNLTSLMKTPSLFQKFHPTGVGEAAELGCKVLREHGSDGGESQDCGESQDGGESQDQVLKPRPSCEKVHQPFASEPVQEKQCSAIGTTELQQELRPKREEPKREEPKREEPSSHPSEDNIVTVPTAKGGMRRKHHRAWTLVEVMKLVEGVSRCGAGKWSEIKRLSFSSASYRTSVDLKDKWRNLLKASYAQTPADVGMKKHGTVPIPEPILVRVRELAERNSQVPSSYISSKSKAGAGVVYGDRSGVEAML, encoded by the exons ATACAAGCTCGTACGG GTTGAAGGTGATGGGAGGTTAGTGCCTGCAACAGATGACGAAGTGAAGAAGGTGGAGGGTTTTCTTGAGTATGAAAACAGTGAAATGCGTGTTGTTGCAGATACTGGACAAAGTCTGGAGTGCATATCAATTGAGCGATCCTCTTCTGGGAAGCTTCGATTGGAGTGCCCTGAAG GCACCGCAGAAGCAGATTTGGGGAAGCTAAATGCGAGGTTTCAG ATTTTGCAAAAGGTCAAACATGAAGAGAAACTTCGCCTGTCATCTGGATCACCTGTTCATTCTCATGTAAATATAGAAAGCCAGTGTTCTGCTGATAAATTTCCTGTCATAGATGGGAAGGTTCAATCTGGAACTCTCAACCAGGAAATACCTTCTATAGCATCAAGTTTAAATTATAGTCATAGTAATCAATCTGGGAGTATAGATCAGTGTTCCAGACCTTCAGATGGAGTGATAGAAAGTGGATCATCTGCTTCTGCTGTATGTTCAGCTTTGGAGCCTGATTCTTCAATGGTAGATGAAGAAATATGCTTGGACAAGCTATCAATCAGAGAACTTCATGAACTGTTTAAGGTAACTTTTGGTCGGGAAACTACAGTGAAAGACAAACAGTGGCTGAAGAGGAGGATTTCCATGAGTTTAACTAACTCATGTGATGTCTCAGCGACAACTTTCATTGTTAAAGATAACAAAATGATTAGAAAATGTGAAGAAGACTGTTCTGGAAACGTGAATGCTGCAGATGTTATCTCTGTGGAAAATGTGGCAGGGGAAGAGGATAGCAAATTTAAGGATTCATCTGCAGTGGAGGATTGTGGGTTTGAGAATAACCCAAGTGTTACTGAATCAAGTCTGGAAAATCTTAATATGGAACATGAACTGAGTGGTGAGGATCACCTAAGAGAACAAAGAGCTGCGAAAAGAATGCGGAGGCCCACTAAGAGATATATCGAAGAGCTCTCTGAAAATGAATCTAGAGAGCATAACCCTAGGTTGCCAAGTTCTAACAAAAATATGGGATTTGGACATGTTTCTCCAACTTCATGCGCGAGGCCTGCTGGGAATGCTTTTCCAGAGGCAAGAACATTTATCACCAGATTAGACTCTCTTGGAGGTTCTGGCATTCAAATTCCTTGTGTTTCTCGGGTTCGAAGAAGTCGTCCAAGGAAAAATCTCACATCTCTTATG AAAACTCCAAGTCTGTTTCAGAAATTCCATCCAACTGGTGTGGGTGAGGCTGCAGAGTTGGGTTGTAAGGTACTCAGAGAGCATGGTTCTGATGGTGGTGAGAGTCAAGACTGTGGTGAGAGTCAGGACGGTGGTGAGAGTCAGGACCAGGTCTTGAAGCCAAGACCCTCGTGTGAAAAGGTTCATCAGCCA TTTGCTTCAGAACCTGTTCAAGAGAAGCAGTGCTCAGCAATAGGCACAACTGAGCTACAGCAGGAATTGAGGCCTAAAAGGGAAGAGCCTAAAAGGGAAGAGCCTAAGAGGGAAGAGCCATCTAGCCATCCTTCAGAGGACAACATAGTTACTGTTCCCACTGCCAAAGGTGGAATGAGAAGGAAACATCATCGAGCATGGACTCTTGTTGAGGTAATGAAATTGGTTGAAGGCGTGTCACGGTGTGGTGCAGGGAAGTGGTCTGAGATCAAACGGCTCTCCTTTTCATCGGCTTCCTATCGTACCTCTGTTGATCTTAAG GACAAGTGGAGGAATTTGCTCAAAGCTAGCTATGCGCAGACACCTGCAGATGTGGGG ATGAAGAAGCATGGTACAGTTCCCATTCCAGAGCCAATTTTAGTTCGTGTGAGGGAGCTTGCAGAGAGGAATTCTCAGGTGCCTTCTAGCTATATCTCAAGCAAGTCAAAAGCTGGTGCAGGGGTTGTGTATGGAGATAGATCAGG AGTAGAAGCAATGTTGTAG
- the LOC130746477 gene encoding uncharacterized protein LOC130746477 isoform X3, whose translation METVVGIEDNDFGKLGDSGIDRSSSALSSPKQVEGDGRLVPATDDEVKKVEGFLEYENSEMRVVADTGQSLECISIERSSSGKLRLECPEGTAEADLGKLNARFQYIEQILQKVKHEEKLRLSSGSPVHSHVNIESQCSADKFPVIDGKVQSGTLNQEIPSIASSLNYSHSNQSGSIDQCSRPSDGVIESGSSASAVCSALEPDSSMVDEEICLDKLSIRELHELFKVTFGRETTVKDKQWLKRRISMSLTNSCDVSATTFIVKDNKMIRKCEEDCSGNVNAADVISVENVAGEEDSKFKDSSAVEDCGFENNPSVTESSLENLNMEHELSGEDHLREQRAAKRMRRPTKRYIEELSENESREHNPRLPSSNKNMGFGHVSPTSCARPAGNAFPEARTFITRLDSLGGSGIQIPCVSRVRRSRPRKNLTSLMKTPSLFQKFHPTGVGEAAELGCKVLREHGSDGGESQDCGESQDGGESQDQVLKPRPSCEKVHQPFASEPVQEKQCSAIGTTELQQELRPKREEPKREEPKREEPSSHPSEDNIVTVPTAKGGMRRKHHRAWTLVEVMKLVEGVSRCGAGKWSEIKRLSFSSASYRTSVDLKDKWRNLLKASYAQTPADVGMKKHGTVPIPEPILVRVRELAERNSQVPSSYISSKSKAGAGVVYGDRSGVEAML comes from the exons GTTGAAGGTGATGGGAGGTTAGTGCCTGCAACAGATGACGAAGTGAAGAAGGTGGAGGGTTTTCTTGAGTATGAAAACAGTGAAATGCGTGTTGTTGCAGATACTGGACAAAGTCTGGAGTGCATATCAATTGAGCGATCCTCTTCTGGGAAGCTTCGATTGGAGTGCCCTGAAG GCACCGCAGAAGCAGATTTGGGGAAGCTAAATGCGAGGTTTCAG TACATTGAACAGATTTTGCAAAAGGTCAAACATGAAGAGAAACTTCGCCTGTCATCTGGATCACCTGTTCATTCTCATGTAAATATAGAAAGCCAGTGTTCTGCTGATAAATTTCCTGTCATAGATGGGAAGGTTCAATCTGGAACTCTCAACCAGGAAATACCTTCTATAGCATCAAGTTTAAATTATAGTCATAGTAATCAATCTGGGAGTATAGATCAGTGTTCCAGACCTTCAGATGGAGTGATAGAAAGTGGATCATCTGCTTCTGCTGTATGTTCAGCTTTGGAGCCTGATTCTTCAATGGTAGATGAAGAAATATGCTTGGACAAGCTATCAATCAGAGAACTTCATGAACTGTTTAAGGTAACTTTTGGTCGGGAAACTACAGTGAAAGACAAACAGTGGCTGAAGAGGAGGATTTCCATGAGTTTAACTAACTCATGTGATGTCTCAGCGACAACTTTCATTGTTAAAGATAACAAAATGATTAGAAAATGTGAAGAAGACTGTTCTGGAAACGTGAATGCTGCAGATGTTATCTCTGTGGAAAATGTGGCAGGGGAAGAGGATAGCAAATTTAAGGATTCATCTGCAGTGGAGGATTGTGGGTTTGAGAATAACCCAAGTGTTACTGAATCAAGTCTGGAAAATCTTAATATGGAACATGAACTGAGTGGTGAGGATCACCTAAGAGAACAAAGAGCTGCGAAAAGAATGCGGAGGCCCACTAAGAGATATATCGAAGAGCTCTCTGAAAATGAATCTAGAGAGCATAACCCTAGGTTGCCAAGTTCTAACAAAAATATGGGATTTGGACATGTTTCTCCAACTTCATGCGCGAGGCCTGCTGGGAATGCTTTTCCAGAGGCAAGAACATTTATCACCAGATTAGACTCTCTTGGAGGTTCTGGCATTCAAATTCCTTGTGTTTCTCGGGTTCGAAGAAGTCGTCCAAGGAAAAATCTCACATCTCTTATG AAAACTCCAAGTCTGTTTCAGAAATTCCATCCAACTGGTGTGGGTGAGGCTGCAGAGTTGGGTTGTAAGGTACTCAGAGAGCATGGTTCTGATGGTGGTGAGAGTCAAGACTGTGGTGAGAGTCAGGACGGTGGTGAGAGTCAGGACCAGGTCTTGAAGCCAAGACCCTCGTGTGAAAAGGTTCATCAGCCA TTTGCTTCAGAACCTGTTCAAGAGAAGCAGTGCTCAGCAATAGGCACAACTGAGCTACAGCAGGAATTGAGGCCTAAAAGGGAAGAGCCTAAAAGGGAAGAGCCTAAGAGGGAAGAGCCATCTAGCCATCCTTCAGAGGACAACATAGTTACTGTTCCCACTGCCAAAGGTGGAATGAGAAGGAAACATCATCGAGCATGGACTCTTGTTGAGGTAATGAAATTGGTTGAAGGCGTGTCACGGTGTGGTGCAGGGAAGTGGTCTGAGATCAAACGGCTCTCCTTTTCATCGGCTTCCTATCGTACCTCTGTTGATCTTAAG GACAAGTGGAGGAATTTGCTCAAAGCTAGCTATGCGCAGACACCTGCAGATGTGGGG ATGAAGAAGCATGGTACAGTTCCCATTCCAGAGCCAATTTTAGTTCGTGTGAGGGAGCTTGCAGAGAGGAATTCTCAGGTGCCTTCTAGCTATATCTCAAGCAAGTCAAAAGCTGGTGCAGGGGTTGTGTATGGAGATAGATCAGG AGTAGAAGCAATGTTGTAG
- the LOC130746477 gene encoding uncharacterized protein LOC130746477 isoform X1 gives METVVGIEDNDFGKLGDSGIDRSSSALSSPKQVANPIVYKLVRVEGDGRLVPATDDEVKKVEGFLEYENSEMRVVADTGQSLECISIERSSSGKLRLECPEGTAEADLGKLNARFQYIEQILQKVKHEEKLRLSSGSPVHSHVNIESQCSADKFPVIDGKVQSGTLNQEIPSIASSLNYSHSNQSGSIDQCSRPSDGVIESGSSASAVCSALEPDSSMVDEEICLDKLSIRELHELFKVTFGRETTVKDKQWLKRRISMSLTNSCDVSATTFIVKDNKMIRKCEEDCSGNVNAADVISVENVAGEEDSKFKDSSAVEDCGFENNPSVTESSLENLNMEHELSGEDHLREQRAAKRMRRPTKRYIEELSENESREHNPRLPSSNKNMGFGHVSPTSCARPAGNAFPEARTFITRLDSLGGSGIQIPCVSRVRRSRPRKNLTSLMKTPSLFQKFHPTGVGEAAELGCKVLREHGSDGGESQDCGESQDGGESQDQVLKPRPSCEKVHQPFASEPVQEKQCSAIGTTELQQELRPKREEPKREEPKREEPSSHPSEDNIVTVPTAKGGMRRKHHRAWTLVEVMKLVEGVSRCGAGKWSEIKRLSFSSASYRTSVDLKDKWRNLLKASYAQTPADVGMKKHGTVPIPEPILVRVRELAERNSQVPSSYISSKSKAGAGVVYGDRSGVEAML, from the exons ATACAAGCTCGTACGG GTTGAAGGTGATGGGAGGTTAGTGCCTGCAACAGATGACGAAGTGAAGAAGGTGGAGGGTTTTCTTGAGTATGAAAACAGTGAAATGCGTGTTGTTGCAGATACTGGACAAAGTCTGGAGTGCATATCAATTGAGCGATCCTCTTCTGGGAAGCTTCGATTGGAGTGCCCTGAAG GCACCGCAGAAGCAGATTTGGGGAAGCTAAATGCGAGGTTTCAG TACATTGAACAGATTTTGCAAAAGGTCAAACATGAAGAGAAACTTCGCCTGTCATCTGGATCACCTGTTCATTCTCATGTAAATATAGAAAGCCAGTGTTCTGCTGATAAATTTCCTGTCATAGATGGGAAGGTTCAATCTGGAACTCTCAACCAGGAAATACCTTCTATAGCATCAAGTTTAAATTATAGTCATAGTAATCAATCTGGGAGTATAGATCAGTGTTCCAGACCTTCAGATGGAGTGATAGAAAGTGGATCATCTGCTTCTGCTGTATGTTCAGCTTTGGAGCCTGATTCTTCAATGGTAGATGAAGAAATATGCTTGGACAAGCTATCAATCAGAGAACTTCATGAACTGTTTAAGGTAACTTTTGGTCGGGAAACTACAGTGAAAGACAAACAGTGGCTGAAGAGGAGGATTTCCATGAGTTTAACTAACTCATGTGATGTCTCAGCGACAACTTTCATTGTTAAAGATAACAAAATGATTAGAAAATGTGAAGAAGACTGTTCTGGAAACGTGAATGCTGCAGATGTTATCTCTGTGGAAAATGTGGCAGGGGAAGAGGATAGCAAATTTAAGGATTCATCTGCAGTGGAGGATTGTGGGTTTGAGAATAACCCAAGTGTTACTGAATCAAGTCTGGAAAATCTTAATATGGAACATGAACTGAGTGGTGAGGATCACCTAAGAGAACAAAGAGCTGCGAAAAGAATGCGGAGGCCCACTAAGAGATATATCGAAGAGCTCTCTGAAAATGAATCTAGAGAGCATAACCCTAGGTTGCCAAGTTCTAACAAAAATATGGGATTTGGACATGTTTCTCCAACTTCATGCGCGAGGCCTGCTGGGAATGCTTTTCCAGAGGCAAGAACATTTATCACCAGATTAGACTCTCTTGGAGGTTCTGGCATTCAAATTCCTTGTGTTTCTCGGGTTCGAAGAAGTCGTCCAAGGAAAAATCTCACATCTCTTATG AAAACTCCAAGTCTGTTTCAGAAATTCCATCCAACTGGTGTGGGTGAGGCTGCAGAGTTGGGTTGTAAGGTACTCAGAGAGCATGGTTCTGATGGTGGTGAGAGTCAAGACTGTGGTGAGAGTCAGGACGGTGGTGAGAGTCAGGACCAGGTCTTGAAGCCAAGACCCTCGTGTGAAAAGGTTCATCAGCCA TTTGCTTCAGAACCTGTTCAAGAGAAGCAGTGCTCAGCAATAGGCACAACTGAGCTACAGCAGGAATTGAGGCCTAAAAGGGAAGAGCCTAAAAGGGAAGAGCCTAAGAGGGAAGAGCCATCTAGCCATCCTTCAGAGGACAACATAGTTACTGTTCCCACTGCCAAAGGTGGAATGAGAAGGAAACATCATCGAGCATGGACTCTTGTTGAGGTAATGAAATTGGTTGAAGGCGTGTCACGGTGTGGTGCAGGGAAGTGGTCTGAGATCAAACGGCTCTCCTTTTCATCGGCTTCCTATCGTACCTCTGTTGATCTTAAG GACAAGTGGAGGAATTTGCTCAAAGCTAGCTATGCGCAGACACCTGCAGATGTGGGG ATGAAGAAGCATGGTACAGTTCCCATTCCAGAGCCAATTTTAGTTCGTGTGAGGGAGCTTGCAGAGAGGAATTCTCAGGTGCCTTCTAGCTATATCTCAAGCAAGTCAAAAGCTGGTGCAGGGGTTGTGTATGGAGATAGATCAGG AGTAGAAGCAATGTTGTAG